Proteins encoded in a region of the Marinomonas maritima genome:
- the pgm gene encoding phosphoglucomutase (alpha-D-glucose-1,6-bisphosphate-dependent): protein MAIHPQAGQLAPHTSLVNLPELMTAYYLKKPRVMTHPDECVSFGTSGHRGSALLASFNEDHILAISQAIAEYRLAQHISGPLYLGKDTHALSEAAFQTALSVFTANGVRVRTQLNGGFTPTPVISHAVLTHNKTQTDLSDGIVITPSHNPPEDGGIKYNSIKGGPADKEITDWVAKRANALLKENLHGVKRFSIEEIEESELIEPFDYINHYVNDLENVIDMEAIKNAKIRIGVDPMGGSGIHYWEPIAKKYDLDITVVNSEVDPTFRFVPLDKDGRIRMDCSSPYSMQGLLKLKNDFDIAVGNDPDYDRHGIVCAQSGLMNPNAYLAVAIEYLAQHRAQWSQDIQFGKTLVSSGMIDRVVNGLGRRLCEVPVGFKWYVEGMFEGSMAFGGEESAGASFLRKDGTVWTTDKDGFIMALLAAEILAVTGKDPQTLYEAQVTKYGQPFYKRIDVAATSVQKALLGALDANNVTQIELAGETIVSVLTHAPGNGAAIGGLKVSTKNGWFAARPSGTENVYKIYLESFISEEHLAKLEEEAKALVNKVLDN from the coding sequence ATGGCAATTCATCCTCAAGCTGGACAGCTTGCTCCGCATACTTCTCTGGTAAATTTGCCTGAACTCATGACGGCTTATTATTTAAAAAAGCCTCGGGTGATGACTCATCCAGATGAATGTGTGAGTTTTGGTACCTCAGGACACAGAGGCAGTGCTTTACTGGCTAGTTTTAATGAAGATCACATTCTTGCGATCTCGCAAGCCATTGCTGAATACCGTCTAGCCCAGCATATTTCAGGACCGCTTTACCTAGGCAAAGATACTCATGCTTTGTCTGAAGCCGCTTTCCAGACCGCATTGAGTGTCTTTACCGCGAATGGCGTACGCGTTCGTACTCAGCTCAATGGAGGTTTCACGCCCACGCCTGTTATTTCTCATGCTGTCTTGACGCATAATAAAACACAGACTGATCTTAGTGATGGCATTGTTATTACGCCCTCTCATAATCCACCGGAAGATGGTGGTATTAAATATAACTCTATAAAGGGTGGGCCGGCAGACAAAGAGATAACCGATTGGGTTGCAAAAAGAGCAAATGCCTTACTGAAAGAAAACTTACACGGTGTTAAGCGATTCTCTATAGAGGAAATAGAAGAGAGCGAATTAATTGAGCCTTTTGATTACATTAATCACTATGTAAACGATCTTGAAAATGTCATCGATATGGAAGCGATTAAAAACGCTAAAATTCGAATTGGAGTTGACCCAATGGGCGGTTCAGGTATTCATTATTGGGAGCCTATTGCCAAAAAATATGACTTAGACATTACGGTTGTAAACTCAGAAGTTGATCCTACGTTTCGTTTTGTTCCGTTGGATAAAGACGGTCGTATTCGCATGGATTGTTCTTCGCCATATTCCATGCAAGGTTTGCTCAAGTTAAAAAATGATTTTGATATTGCGGTGGGTAATGACCCTGACTATGATCGTCATGGCATTGTCTGTGCTCAATCCGGCTTAATGAATCCTAATGCTTATCTTGCAGTAGCAATCGAATATTTAGCACAACACAGGGCACAATGGTCCCAAGACATTCAGTTTGGAAAAACCTTGGTGTCCAGTGGCATGATAGATCGTGTTGTAAATGGCCTTGGTCGCCGACTTTGCGAAGTGCCCGTTGGCTTTAAATGGTACGTCGAGGGTATGTTTGAAGGTTCTATGGCATTTGGTGGTGAAGAGAGTGCAGGGGCTTCTTTTCTACGTAAAGACGGCACCGTTTGGACGACCGATAAAGATGGATTTATCATGGCGTTACTTGCGGCAGAAATCTTAGCGGTAACAGGAAAGGATCCCCAGACATTGTATGAGGCTCAAGTAACTAAGTATGGCCAGCCCTTTTATAAACGCATTGATGTTGCAGCAACCTCTGTGCAAAAGGCATTATTAGGCGCGCTAGATGCAAACAATGTGACGCAAATCGAATTAGCGGGCGAAACGATTGTCTCTGTTCTAACTCATGCTCCAGGAAATGGAGCCGCCATTGGTGGTTTAAAAGTGTCTACTAAAAATGGTTGGTTTGCCGCCAGGCCATCCGGCACAGAAAATGTGTACAAAATCTATTTGGAAAGTTTTATTTCAGAAGAACATCTTGCCAAGCTGGAAGAAGAAGCGAAAGCCTTAGTAAATAAAGTACTAGACAACTAA